One Hordeum vulgare subsp. vulgare chromosome 4H, MorexV3_pseudomolecules_assembly, whole genome shotgun sequence DNA window includes the following coding sequences:
- the LOC123448175 gene encoding heavy metal-associated isoprenylated plant protein 33-like, with amino-acid sequence MSKEDVLKIQTCVLKVNIHCDGCQKKVKKILSKIDGVYQSSIDPEEGKVMVSGLVDPDTIIKKLNKGGKPAVLWGSKPGGVANQFQKLHLDGGGGGKGQQPKDAGGKGHAKDAGGKAHKGGGGGKDAKMAMPQPTPQQIQQMQQQMQMKGPTPQQLQQLQQQMQMKGAPTPQQLQQLQQQMQMKGAPTPQQLQQLQQQMQMKGAPTPQQLQQLQQQMQMKGLKLPPQFMGAAAAKMPFPAGAPAKDPKSVKFNIPDDGWGDDGGSEFDDEFDEFDDDEDFDDDGFEDDYYDDPKMMMKQMAMPPNAGGGDKKGASNGGKKGGGGNEIPVQIKGNGNNGGKKDAGGKQQHQGGNGNGNGGGKNAGGGGQPNNVKGGAPVQGKKGGGVGGPAAAMGGPIGGGMQPQQQAMFRPNMMGGAGFPGMGGPMGHPHAASSAQAGRAMQGMPPAGFYQGAGGGGGGMPSGAEMLQAAAAAGNPMAQQQYMALIQQQQQQQQMTMLQQQQQQQMMMNGGHGGGAGGYPQMGYGPGYGRPPMGSYPMPTAYAMPPQPPAGEPYNYFSDEDPNSCSVM; translated from the exons ATGAGCAAGGAGGATGTGCTCAAGATACAG ACCTGCGTGCTCAAGGTGAACATCCACTGCGATGGGTGccagaagaaggtgaagaagatcCTCAGCAAGATCGATG GCGTGTACCAGAGCTCCATCGACCCGGAGGAGGGCAAGGTGATGGTGTCCGGGCTGGTGGATCCGGACACCATCATTAAGAAGCTCAACAAGGGCGGCAAGCCGGCTGTGCTCTGGGGTTCCAAGCCCGGTGGCGTCGCCAACCAGTTCCAGAAGCTCCACCTagacggtggcggcggcggtaagGGCCAGCAGCCCAAGGACGCCGGCGGCAAAGGCCATGCCAAAGATGCCGGCGGCAAGGCCCACAAGGGAGGCGGTGGCGGCAAGGACGCAAAGATGGCGATGCCGCAGCCGACCCCGCAGCAGATTCAGCAAATGCAGCAGCAGATGCAGATGAAGGGCCCGACGCCGCAGCAGCTTcagcagctgcagcagcagaTGCAGATGAAGGGCGCGCCGACGCCGCAACAGCTCcagcagctgcagcagcagaTGCAGATGAAGGGAGCGCCGACCCCGCAGCAGCTCcagcagctgcagcagcagaTGCAGATGAAGGGCGCGCCGACCCCGCAGCAGCTCcagcagctgcagcagcagaTGCAGATGAAGGGGCTCAAGCTGCCGCCGCAGTTCATGGGTGCCGCCGCGGCGAAGATGCCTTTCCCggcgggtgcgccggccaaggaccCCAAGTCCGTCAAGTTCAACATCCCCGACGACGGctggggcgacgacggcggcagCGAGTTCGACGACGAGTTCGACGAatttgacgacgacgaagatttCGACGATGATGGCTTCGAAGACGACTACTACGACGACCCCAAGATGATGATGAAGCAGATGGCCATGCCGCCGAACGCCGGCGGGGGCGACAAGAAGGGCGCTAGCAATGGTGGGAAGAAGGGCGGTGGAGGAAACGAGATCCCGGTGCAGATCAAGGGGAACGGCAACAACGGCGGCAAGAAAGACGCAGGTGGCAAGCAGCAGCACCAaggcggcaacggcaacggcaacggcggtGGTAAGAAcgcaggcggtggtgggcagccgAACAACGTCAAGGGAGGAGCACCGGTCCAGGGGAAGAAGGGCGGCGGCGTTGGTGGCCCGGCAGCAGCGATGGGCGGCCCGATTGGCGGCGGCATGCAGCCGCAGCAGCAGGCCATGTTCAGGCCTAACATGATGGGCGGCGCCGGTTTCCCCGGCATGGGCGGTCCCATGGGCCACCCCCACGCGGCGAGCAGCGCTCAggctggccgcgccatgcagggcaTGCCGCCGGCTGGGTTTTACCAGGGcgctggtggcggcggcggtggcatgCCGTCCGGGGCAGAGATGCTGCAGGCTGCCGCTGCGGCCGGGAACCCCATGGCGCAGCAGCAGTACATGGCACTGatccagcagcagcaacagcagcagcagatgaCAATgctgcaacagcagcagcagcagcaaatgaTGATGAACGGCggccacggcggcggcgcgggaggGTACCCGCAGATGGGCTACGGGCCAGGTTACGGGCGGCCGCCGATGGGCTCGTACCCGATGCCAACCGCCTATGCGATGCCGCCACAGCCACCAGCGGGCGAGCCTTACAACTACTTCAGCGACGAGGACCCCAACAGCTGCTCGGTGATGTGA